From Podospora bellae-mahoneyi strain CBS 112042 chromosome 5, whole genome shotgun sequence:
ACACGTTGATAGGTCTTTATCAATGTCCCTCGCCCCGtgtcaaactcctcccatGAAACCTTGCCAGCCAACTAttcgccatcatcactctgATTCTCTTGCCCCAGATCATGAAAACGAAGACCATCATATTATTTACCACCAAGATAGGGACGAAAGCCGCCACAACAATCGTGACATATCCATGCTTGAGGATCCAGTTCAACAGCTCCCCGCTAAAACCAAAGCTGATGGCCTGCTTGCCAAGgttcatgatgatgagcatCTCGCTCAAGTTGGCATTGTACGAATCAACCGCATAAGCCAATGTGAGTGTGAAGTAAAAGTAGCCAGCCCACTGGGTGATACCGATCGCGATGAAGTAGCATATCCAGTGGAGATCTCTGGCTGCAGCCATACCAAAGAGAACTTGGCCTGCTGGAGCGACAAACGCGGCAGGAATGAGAACCCCCAGTCTCATTTCGGCTTCTCTGACGCCCCCATTCCTCCTTGTGAGCCTCGCGGCCAGGATATCGGATGCCGGGAGTagaggaagagcaaggcCAAAGCCAATAAAAGTCGCAATGGCGCTCAGACCAGAATTTGTCTCGGGCCAATTGTATGGGGGCTGGACAATCTTCAACGGGAAGACgaagttgaaggagaagccgCACAGTCCAATATAGATGCCGTAGGTGGCGATGACCCAGAAGGTGGAAGGAACCAAGAGATGGGTGAAAGCTCTGAATGGCATGGCCCAACAGTCACACGTGTAGTCGAACTTGTCCGGGAAGATGCTGAGCTGCTGTTTCCAAGACTTGCGCCGAGGAAGGACAGAATTGCCCGACAGCTCTGCAGTctctggctgctgctccttctcaTTGCCTTCTGCCGTGGTCGCAGCCGACGTCACAACCTCGAGGTTGCTCCCGCTTGACGACCCACCTGACGGAGCAACAGGAGCTCTGAAATACAACGACTCTTCCACAAAGAGAAAacacaaaagcaaaagcGCGCCACCAAAAGCCAGCTCGACATAAAAGAACAAGTTCCACGAATACCCGGCCGCAAGCATAAACCCGCAAAACATCGGCCCAGTCGCTCCCAGACACAAGGCAACCGTATACCACCCCAACTTCTTCCCTCTCTCgtgcaagaagaagatgtcaTTCACCAACTGTACCGGCAACGCCTCGCAAACCCCGCTCCCAAAAGCATGCACAATCCTCCATGCTAGCAAACCCCCATACGTCGTCGATTGACTCGCCCCGATG
This genomic window contains:
- a CDS encoding hypothetical protein (EggNog:ENOG503NVEM; COG:S): MAIAIRHDPHSHAHEESIPGTVSLAAKEGEETHYGQALFPVPSADPNDPLQWTKFKKHMIMFCACAFSFLGISALLGPAVYIGLWSAQFNVDPNTAAGLVNYPNLIFGFGSVILVPLYKRYGRRPVMLLSLVAYIGGIIGASQSTTYGGLLAWRIVHAFGSGVCEALPVQLVNDIFFLHERGKKLGWYTVALCLGATGPMFCGFMLAAGYSWNLFFYVELAFGGALLLLCFLFVEESLYFRAPVAPSGGSSSGSNLEVVTSAATTAEGNEKEQQPETAELSGNSVLPRRKSWKQQLSIFPDKFDYTCDCWAMPFRAFTHLLVPSTFWVIATYGIYIGLCGFSFNFVFPLKIVQPPYNWPETNSGLSAIATFIGFGLALPLLPASDILAARLTRRNGGVREAEMRLGVLIPAAFVAPAGQVLFGMAAARDLHWICYFIAIGITQWAGYFYFTLTLAYAVDSYNANLSEMLIIMNLGKQAISFGFSGELLNWILKHGYVTIVVAAFVPILVVNNMMVFVFMIWGKRIRVMMANSWLARFHGRTSQIKTLVRIA